The stretch of DNA AACCTGCAGCTGTGCAGCGAGAGATAGAAGTGTTTGTTAACTTAACAGATTTACAAATTGGAACACATGAAGTGCAAATACTTTACCAAAATGTATCTGACAAACTCGATGTTATAATTGAGCCTGCAGTTGCAAATATAACAATACATGAAAAGGTAACGAGAGATTTCCCAGTTGAAGTGGACTTTATAAATCGGAATAAGATTGAAGAGGGATATCAGCCAGAACAACCGATAGTTAAACCAAACGTTGTAAAAGTTACAGGTGCTAAAGAGTTGATAGATAGAATTGCACTCGTAAAGGCAAGGGTTGATTTAGATGGTATTAATGAGTCCCTTGAAGCAGAATCGACCGTGACCGTCTATGATCGTGATGGTAACGTGTTGAATGTCGAAGTAGAACCACCTGTTGTTGATGTAAGTGTTCCGATAACTAGTCCTTACAAAAATGTACCATTCCGAGTGAGCCGTAAAGGGACGCTTGAAGATGATTTAAGTATTACGAATATAGAACCACTTACGAAAGAAATTACAATTTATGGACCGAAGAATGTTATTGACAAAATAGAGTTTCTTGATAATATCAGTATTGATTTGTCAGAAATAACGGAAACAACAGAGATAGAAGTAAAGGTACCTGTACCAGAAGGTGTTAGACGAGTGGTACCAGAGACAGTTTCGATTCGAGTAGAAGTGGAAAGAGAAGAAGAAAAAACTTTTCCGAACTTATCAATCCGGTCAGTTGGACTATCCGATAACTTAGAATTAAATTTTTTAGATCCAGAGACCGGAAGGCTAGATTTAACGGTATTAGGGTCACCGACTGTATTAGCCGACTTACGTAGCAATGATATGGAATTATATATAAATGTTACCGACTTAGGAGTAGGAGAACATGAAGTGTCCCTTGAAGTAAATGGACCTCAAAATGTAACGTGGGAAGTACCCCAATCTACTATAAAGGTAAATTTAACGGAAAAGGAATAAAAAGGAGCGAATAAAAGAATGGGAAAATATTTTGGTACGGATGGTGTTCGTGGAATTGCAAACTCAGAATTAACACCAGAACTTGCATTTAAATTAGGTCGTTTTGGTGGATACGTACTTACGAAAGATGAAAGCCGTCCTAAAGTATTAATAGGCCGTGATACGCGAATTTCTGGACATATGTTAGAAGGAGCGTTAGTAGCTGGTCTATTGTCAACAGGAGCAGAAGTAATGCGTCTTGGTGTTCTATCGACTCCTGGTGTAGCATATTTAACAAAAGCATTAGGTGCTCAAGCAGGTGTAATGATCTCAGCCTCCCATAATCCAGTCCAAGATAACGGTATTAAATTTTTTGGACCAGATGGTTTTAAATTGTCAGATGAACAGGAAACAGAAATAGAAGCGTTGCTTGATCAAGAAGTAGACAAACTTCCTCGTCCAGTAGGTTCTGATTTAGGGCAGGTAAACGATTATTTTGAAGGTGGACAAAAGTATCTGCAATTTTTAAAACAAACAGTGGATGAAGATTTTTCTGGTCTACATGTAGCTCTAGATTGTGCACATGGTGCAACCTCATCATTAGCAACGCACTTATTTGCAGATTTAGAGGCAGATATTTCTACGATGGGAACTTCACCAAACGGTTTAAATATTAATGATGGTGTAGGTTCAACTCACCCTGAAGAGTTGGCAAAACTAGTTGTTGAAAAGGGGGCTGACGTTGGATTAGCATTTGATGGAGATGGAGACCGCCTAATAGCAGTTGATGAAAAAGGTCAAATCGTCGATGGTGACCAAATAATGTTTATATGTGCAAAATATTTAAGTGAACAAGGACGCCTTCGTCATAATACGGTCGTTTCTACTGTAATGAGTAATTTAGGTTTCTATAAAGGATTAGAAGCTATTGAAATTGGTACGAAGCAAACAGCAGTTGGGGACCGATACGTAGTGGAAGAAATGAAAAAAGGAAACTATCAACTTGGTGGAGAACAGTCAGGTCATATTATTTTCCTCGATTACAACACGACTGGTGACGGAATGTTAACCGGGTTACAGCTTGTTAATATAATGAAAGCAACGAAGAAAAGCCTTTCAGAGTTAGCAGCCGAAATGACAAAGTTTCCGCAATTACTAGTGAACGTAAAAGTAACAGATAAACATCATGTTACAGATAATAATCGTGTGAAATCGGTAATTGACGAAGTAGAAGCAGCTATGGATGGAAACGGAAGAGTGTTAGTACGTCCATCAGGTACAGAGCCTTTAGTTCGTGTAATGGCAGAAGCTCCAACTGAGGAACTTTGCGAACAATATGTGAACAAAATAGTGGAAGTAGTAAAAGCAGAAATGGGAACAGAATAACGCTACTATTCCTAACAAAAGATATGTATACTAGCACGAAAAATGCTAGTACTGCATATCTTTTTTATAAGTATCTTACTTCAATTCTAGGGGAATACTAATGATTTTGATTGACGATTATCCTAATCATGTGTAAGATAAATATTGTCTTTATTCGAAGATAGAAAGGAGCATAGTGGGGGAAAATAGAAAAGCGCCTGAACTAAACTGTGAGCGGAAAAGAGTTT from Sutcliffiella cohnii encodes:
- the glmM gene encoding phosphoglucosamine mutase; its protein translation is MGKYFGTDGVRGIANSELTPELAFKLGRFGGYVLTKDESRPKVLIGRDTRISGHMLEGALVAGLLSTGAEVMRLGVLSTPGVAYLTKALGAQAGVMISASHNPVQDNGIKFFGPDGFKLSDEQETEIEALLDQEVDKLPRPVGSDLGQVNDYFEGGQKYLQFLKQTVDEDFSGLHVALDCAHGATSSLATHLFADLEADISTMGTSPNGLNINDGVGSTHPEELAKLVVEKGADVGLAFDGDGDRLIAVDEKGQIVDGDQIMFICAKYLSEQGRLRHNTVVSTVMSNLGFYKGLEAIEIGTKQTAVGDRYVVEEMKKGNYQLGGEQSGHIIFLDYNTTGDGMLTGLQLVNIMKATKKSLSELAAEMTKFPQLLVNVKVTDKHHVTDNNRVKSVIDEVEAAMDGNGRVLVRPSGTEPLVRVMAEAPTEELCEQYVNKIVEVVKAEMGTE
- a CDS encoding CdaR family protein; the encoded protein is MDKLFDNRWAMKIIALLLALTLYLSTNIDNTANQAETTAFPPLSNRDTETITDVSVSAYYDRENLVVSGIPQTVVVTMEGPTSIVKPAAVQREIEVFVNLTDLQIGTHEVQILYQNVSDKLDVIIEPAVANITIHEKVTRDFPVEVDFINRNKIEEGYQPEQPIVKPNVVKVTGAKELIDRIALVKARVDLDGINESLEAESTVTVYDRDGNVLNVEVEPPVVDVSVPITSPYKNVPFRVSRKGTLEDDLSITNIEPLTKEITIYGPKNVIDKIEFLDNISIDLSEITETTEIEVKVPVPEGVRRVVPETVSIRVEVEREEEKTFPNLSIRSVGLSDNLELNFLDPETGRLDLTVLGSPTVLADLRSNDMELYINVTDLGVGEHEVSLEVNGPQNVTWEVPQSTIKVNLTEKE